The genomic window GATTTGGCGGTGACGGTTACTCACTCCAGCCCGGGAAAGGGATTGTCATAGAACGGCGGGCGATAGGGCGGGATCATCGGCGCCTCGTCGCCGAAGCGGCGATTGTAGAGGCTGATCATGCCTTCGAGGTACCCGATGGCCATATCCCACTTCGGTCCCCGGGGCAACTGCTCGACGAGGTCCTTGGAGGCGATGATCCAGGACTCGAGGTCGGCGCGCGTGGGGTAGAGAGCCGCGAGGCGCATCTGGCGAATGGCCTCGACGATTCGATCCTCCTCGCGCGCCGGGTCAGGTCTTCGCGCCATGACACGATCATAACAGCTAACCATTTCTTACCCCAACCATGGCGCTCGCTTTACCGTATTTCTCATGGACCGGCGGGATAAGCCAGGCAGTATGAACGCTGTTGACGCCTTCTCCGCCCAGATGAGGCAAATGGGCTACTCGCAGGCCGGAGGCCCGACGCCCACGCCGCCCACCTGGCCAAACGGCACCCCCGCCGTACCTGGCGCCCCACCGCCCGCCGCGCCCGGCCAGACCGGCCAGGCCCAGGGCTACTGGTATGCGCTGCCGGCCGGCAATCCCGAGCGCCTGACCGTGGCGCAGGTGATCCAGAAGGTCTACAAGCTCGATCCGCAGCGTGACGCCAACCAGCTATCGCAGATCGCGACGTACGTGGCGCAGCAGAACGGCATCATGCTCGCCAACTGGCCCATTCCGAGCAACGTGACCGGCCTGCGCCTCCCGTGGGCGCCGCCCGAGGCGGAAAAGAAGGAAAAGAAGAAGAACTCGGTCAACTTCGCGCAGGTGATCGCCGGCATCGGCGTCGTGGCCGCCGGCGCGGCTCGCATCGCGGGTCGCCACTCCGGCCAGGGCAGCACGTTGCCGCCGGGAACCTACGGCTACCCCTACAACGGCCAGCCGACCAGCGGCAACCGGGACGTCGACATGATCTCGGCCGACATCGCCGACGCGGTGCCCATCATCGCGCAGATCGGCGCGATTTTCAGCGGCCAGCCCGCCCCGGGTACGGTGCCGCCGTACTACGGGCAGACCTACACGCCCAACACGCCGGGCTACCAGCCGCCGGTCTATCAGCCGCCGGTCTATCAGCCGCCGGTCTACCAGCCGCCGGTCTACCAGCCGCCGGTCTACCAGCCGCCGGTCTACCAGCCGCCGCAGCCCTACAACCCGCCCTACTATCAGCCGCCGACCTACCAGCCGCCGCAGCCCTACAACCCGCCCGGCTACCCGTACCAGCAGCCCGGCACCTACGCTCCGGGCACCTACATGCCCAACGGCGGCGATCCCTGGGGCAACCAGGTGAACCAGATCGTCAACGGCGTGGGGCAACTGGCCAACTCGCTCGGGCAACTGTTCGGGAAGAAGCGGTAGGCTCCTGCGGCCGGCACGGAGGCCGGCCCCACCGCCTCGGCGCCGTCGAGGCGCAATACATACTCACATTGACCGTCGATCATTTTCGACCGGCGCCTGGGACCGCCGGCGTCCCGCCGGCGGTCCCAGGCGCTCTTTGGGTCTCGACCAACGCGGTCCGTTTAGGTCAGCTTCGTCGTGGGGGCCCGCCGCTGCGTCAGGCCGGCGATGACGCGCCGCGTCTGCGGGCTCTGGGGATCCAGCTTCAGCGCCTTTTCCAGGGCCGCCCGCGCCTCCTTGCCCTTGCCCTGCCGCGCCAGGACTACGCCGAGGTTGTGGTGGAACACCGCGTTCTGGCCGTCGAGCTTCAGCGCCTTCCTCAGGTGCGAGAGCGCCCGGTCGTGCTCGCCTTCCAGGCTCAGTGCCACGCCGAGGTCCGAATGGGCCTGCGCGGCCCGCGGATGGCGCTCCAGGACGGTCTCGAGGTGGGCGATCGCCTCCCTGGAGCGGCCGGCCGAAAGCAGGATCTGCGCCATGTTGAAGTGGGCGTGCATCCCTTCGGGCTGGAGCTTGATCCCGGCCTGGTAGTACACGAGGGCCTGCTGGTGCTGCCCGAGCAGGTAGCACAGGTCGCCGAGCACGTCGTAGAGGCTCGCAGACGGTCGCAGTGCGAGCGCCTTCTGGTACGCTGCCAGGGCTTGCGGGTAATGCCGGAGCTGCTGGAAGGCGAATCCGACGTAGCAGTGCAATTCGGGGTCGTGCGGAGCCAGGTCGAGGGCCTTGCGATAGTAGCCGATCGCCTGCCGGTAGTCCTGGATGTGGCAGTGGACGTTACCGAGCGCCCGGTAGGTGGCCGCGTCGTCGGGCTTCGCGGCCAAGCGCCCTCGCAAAGCCGCGACCACGGGCTCGGCTTCGTCCCGCGAATAGGTCGCGGGTGCCGGCTCTTCCGGCTTCTTGCGATTGAACAGGGGCAACATGGCCTAACCGAGGCCGTTATACCCCGCAAGAGCGGTGTCGCCGATCACGGATTTGCACATAACACGTACGCTTCGCTGTATTTGTCGGCATAATAGTCTGAGACCCGGAGGGGTATATGAAGTTGGCGAAGGATTCGCACGCGAAGAACTCGCTGGCCCCTTTGGGGTAACCCAGGAGGGAAAGTAGGAAAGGCGTGGTAGTGCGCGTCAATACGGATTTGACCGGCCTGCTGGCCCAGCAGCAAGCCCACGCTGCTGGCGTGCAGAAGCAGGCTTCGGCCCCTGAAGACACCAAGAAGCAGTCCAGTTCCAGCAAAGCGTCCGATACGGCCGAGATCCGCGCTGCGGTGGCCTCCGAGAATCGCGCCGCCAGCCGTACCGAACCGCTTGACGGCGAGCAGGCCGCAGCCATGGCGGCGATCCTGCGCAGCCAGATCCAGGCGAATCCCAACGCGGCGTTCGGCTCTCACGACATCAGCGCCGCGCGGGCGCAGGAACTGCTGTCCTGAAGGCGCTCGCCTGCTAACGGCGAGCTTCCCTGGATACCTTTTCGTACTGGCGCGCCAGCTCCAGGGCGCGATCGTGCCCGATCTCGTCCCTGGGCACCAGGGCCAGCACCTTGAGGGCCCGATCCGGCTCCCCCTGACCGGCCAGCCGTTGCGCCTCGAATAGCATG from Candidatus Tanganyikabacteria bacterium includes these protein-coding regions:
- a CDS encoding tetratricopeptide repeat protein, encoding MLPLFNRKKPEEPAPATYSRDEAEPVVAALRGRLAAKPDDAATYRALGNVHCHIQDYRQAIGYYRKALDLAPHDPELHCYVGFAFQQLRHYPQALAAYQKALALRPSASLYDVLGDLCYLLGQHQQALVYYQAGIKLQPEGMHAHFNMAQILLSAGRSREAIAHLETVLERHPRAAQAHSDLGVALSLEGEHDRALSHLRKALKLDGQNAVFHHNLGVVLARQGKGKEARAALEKALKLDPQSPQTRRVIAGLTQRRAPTTKLT